The genomic stretch ATGGCGCGTTCTAAAAGTTTCCAAACTCGAGGGATATGGTGGAGATACTGGGGCTTTCCATCGCGGACGCTCAGGCGGGTAAATATGCCGATAACCTTGGCATGGCGACCCGCACCCAAGATGGTATAGGCTTTCATAAAAGCCTCGCGGTCCAAATCGTCGAACGCAGATAGATAACGTTCCAACATTTCGTTGATCAAATCATCGGCGATATCGCGGCGTGCATCTTCCAAAAGCGACATCAGATCATAGGCTGGGTGCCCGGCGAGGGCGTCCTGAAAATCCAAAAGGCCGCAGCCTTTTGTTGCCGGTCGCTCTGGTAACCAGATTAGGTTATCAACATGAAAATCCCTGAGCACCAATGTCTTGGGCCCATTCTGAATTGACTCAAACAAGGGCCGCCAAATCTCTCCGTAGGTATCGCGTGTTTCTTGAGCCGTTGGCTCCCCCGTTATCGCTGGCATATACCAGTCAGTCAGGAGATATGCCTCGTTTAGCAATGTCGGAACGTCATACGTCGGCACCAAACTTGGCGGCAGCGTTTCGTCCCCGGGGCGGCGATGCAAATCGATCAAGACATCAACCGCCAGAGTATACAGGGCGCGCTCATCGCCCTTATCAGCCAACATGCGGGTATAAGTGTCATCGCCCAGATCTTCCAATAACAACAGCCCATTGGGTGCGTCCTCGGCGAAAATTTCCGGCGCACTATAGCCCAATGATCTTAAATGACGGGCGAGGCGGGCGAAGGGTCGAACATCTTCTTCCGGCGGCGGTGCATCCATTAGAACTGCCCGACGAGACCCATCTATAAGCCGATCATATCGGCGGAACGATGCGTCATCTGCAAGCGGGCCGCGATCGCCATCTCCCCAGCCGTGGGCGTGCAAAAAAGTCTCTATTATTTCAGATCGTTCAGCCAAGTTCTGCCGTCTCCCAGCGTTGCTTCCACGCCTGTCCACCTAGAATATCGGCTGTGCGTTGGTCTTGTTTGGTGCCATAGGCCAGTCGAATGATCATATGATTCGACGGCAGAAGCCCGCTCGCGCGGTCCGGCCATTCAATAAGTGTTATGCCGCTGGCGAAGGCATCTTCCAGCCCCAGTTCCAAAGCTTCTTCTGGTGCGTTTAAACGATATAGATCGAAGTGATGGATTGTTCCTGATGCCAACTCATACGGTTGCACAAGCGTAAACGTCGGGCTTGGGACCTCAAGCGGCGATCCATTGCGGGCGGTTATGAAGGCGCGGGCGAATACAGATTTTCCTGTCCCCAATTCCCCGGTTAAGGCGAAGACATCCCCCTCAATGGCAATCGCAGCAAGGCTTTCGGCTAAGGCCATTGTCTGAGTTTCATTGGCCAAGTTTAATTGCGCGAGGGGCTCCATGGCTCAGTCCCCAGCGACACTGGAAATGGGAAGTTGGCAGACAATGGCTGCGCCTTCATTTTCCGCGGGTTCGACTTTTATATGACCGCCGTGCAAGTCGATGAAACGCGCGACCAGGGAAAGCCCGTGCCCTGACTCGCCAATGGGGTCATCAGATTGATATCCCAATTGAAGCGATTTCAGCACTTCGTCCTGCTCCTGGTTCGGGGCTCCGGTACCCGTGTGCGAAACAGCGATGTCTAAATCAATCGTACCGCGGCTGCAGGACAGTCGGACTGTTCCCGCTTCAGGCGTGAAGCGAACCGCATTGCTAAGCAACGTAAAAATAGCCTGCTTAAGGCGCGTTTCGTCGGCAACGATCCAACCAATATCGCTTTTGCAATCGAATTCGAGGCTTACCGACTTTTCGCGTGCCCGTTCACGGACGAGATTCAGTACCGATTCCAGCATGGGGACAAGATCGACCGTATCCAGCTTCAGTTTCATCATGCCAGTCTCAATGCCAGCCAGGTCAAGAATATCATTCACAATTATGCGCAGGCTTTCCCCCGCCGATAGAATATCTTGGCAGTATTCCAGCTGGCGACCGGTCAGCTTGTCGTAGTATTCACCACATAAAATATCCGCAAACCCGATGATGGAATTCAGTGGTGTGCGGATCTCATAGGAAATATTAGAGATGAATTCCGATTTCAATCTGTTGGCTTCCTGCAGGCTTTCAGCTCGCTGGCGCAGGGTTTCTTCGACACTGGCGGCGTCTGTTACGTCCATGTAACTCAAAAGAACAGCGCCATCAGGCAGCGGCACGTTGGTGTAGTTCAGGATCGTGCCGTCGCCGCTAATGAGGCGTCCAGAGGCCGGTTCCCGGCTCAAGATTTTGGCCACCACATTTTCTTTGTGGGCGGTCCATTGCTCATCCGTCCAAGGAATGTTGCCGAGGCTAATCGGTCGGATGGTGGCGACGAAATCTGTGACGTGAAGATTGTCGACAAGATCACCGTCGCCCAGGTCCCACATTTGCGCGAACATCGGGTTGCTGAGTTTTAATCGCCCATCGCTGCCAAAAACGCAAATGGCCTCGTGAAGATTTTCCAGGGTCGCGCTTTGAACAGCGGTTACGGTGTTGAAAGAACGTTCCAGCGCCAGTCTGTCGGTGACGTTCTCGTAGGCAAATACCAAGCCACCAAGGCTATCTCGACTGACAACCGAACGAAGGGTAGTTCCATCCGGCAAGTGTAGAAGCGTTTCGACCGGTTCCGACAAAGTCTCAAACTGGCCAATTTGTTCATCTCGGAAGGCGGCAAAGTCCGCGGTCTCCGGCAATCGTCGGTCTTCGCGAAGCCGCTCCAGAATTTCGCCCAATCCTGGTTCCGTGCCGAGCCAGGATTCTTCTAGCTGCCATAATGCTGAATAAGCCGTATTAAAAAATACCAGCTTAGCGTCGGTATCAAAGATAGCGATGGCGGTGGAGAGATTTTCTAGAACCTGATCTCGTTCTGCCG from Rhodospirillaceae bacterium encodes the following:
- a CDS encoding phosphotransferase, producing MAERSEIIETFLHAHGWGDGDRGPLADDASFRRYDRLIDGSRRAVLMDAPPPEEDVRPFARLARHLRSLGYSAPEIFAEDAPNGLLLLEDLGDDTYTRMLADKGDERALYTLAVDVLIDLHRRPGDETLPPSLVPTYDVPTLLNEAYLLTDWYMPAITGEPTAQETRDTYGEIWRPLFESIQNGPKTLVLRDFHVDNLIWLPERPATKGCGLLDFQDALAGHPAYDLMSLLEDARRDIADDLINEMLERYLSAFDDLDREAFMKAYTILGAGRHAKVIGIFTRLSVRDGKPQYLHHIPRVWKLLERAIHTGGLDSLGQWVDHYIPKNLRGIPSCPPTT
- the tsaE gene encoding tRNA (adenosine(37)-N6)-threonylcarbamoyltransferase complex ATPase subunit type 1 TsaE, whose amino-acid sequence is MEPLAQLNLANETQTMALAESLAAIAIEGDVFALTGELGTGKSVFARAFITARNGSPLEVPSPTFTLVQPYELASGTIHHFDLYRLNAPEEALELGLEDAFASGITLIEWPDRASGLLPSNHMIIRLAYGTKQDQRTADILGGQAWKQRWETAELG
- a CDS encoding PAS domain-containing protein, translating into MDTLLAFALGALSLAAVVTPVFLWQRNRSNKIIAAHREAAADARLWLETLATSPDGLFVWVRASGAALCSRRLAVLLDLAPGTDSKFADVAARFEGEAAGVLSKAVEQLRADGTPFDLILPTSGSRQMINAVGTRAGDAEGLPLADLLWMRPEVGTGVAQPPVPGLARTTVQTHDHLYRLLEHLPMPVWLRDADQDVVFANQSGIDQTVGEPARELAARAHAQKQALTERHFLILNESPQLLEITESPLEGWPGTVGFAVDHSAREAKEVELSRQAAERDQVLENLSTAIAIFDTDAKLVFFNTAYSALWQLEESWLGTEPGLGEILERLREDRRLPETADFAAFRDEQIGQFETLSEPVETLLHLPDGTTLRSVVSRDSLGGLVFAYENVTDRLALERSFNTVTAVQSATLENLHEAICVFGSDGRLKLSNPMFAQMWDLGDGDLVDNLHVTDFVATIRPISLGNIPWTDEQWTAHKENVVAKILSREPASGRLISGDGTILNYTNVPLPDGAVLLSYMDVTDAASVEETLRQRAESLQEANRLKSEFISNISYEIRTPLNSIIGFADILCGEYYDKLTGRQLEYCQDILSAGESLRIIVNDILDLAGIETGMMKLKLDTVDLVPMLESVLNLVRERAREKSVSLEFDCKSDIGWIVADETRLKQAIFTLLSNAVRFTPEAGTVRLSCSRGTIDLDIAVSHTGTGAPNQEQDEVLKSLQLGYQSDDPIGESGHGLSLVARFIDLHGGHIKVEPAENEGAAIVCQLPISSVAGD